The DNA sequence CGACGAGCCCGACACGCGCAAGGAGGTGGAGTTCGACCTCGGCTTCGCGCTCGGCGACGACGACGCGGACGACGGCCTCGGCGTTTCCGGCGCCAATCCGTTCGCCGACGCCGCCCGGCTGCTGCGCGAGACCCAGGTCGGCCGACGCCGGGCGTTCGACACCCTGGGCGACGCGCTGGATGCGCCGGGCGGCGGCGAATCGCTGTTGCCGCACGGTCCGGAGGGCACGCTCTACGCCAAGCCCTCGCCGGGCCGCGTCTCGCTGAACCCGTTCGCGGCCGACGATCACGGCGACGACTGGGATGCGCCGCCGGTCCCCGACGATGTGCCGGCGCCGTCGGCCGGGTTCGCGCCGCCGCGGGTGGCCCCCGCGCCACCGCCGCCGCCGCCACGGGCGCCGCAGCCGGCCGCGCCGGCCGCCGGCGGCGCAAACCTGATCCCGGACGATTGGGACGACGAGGGCGACGATTTCGCCCCCGCGCCGGACGACACCCAGGCCGGCTCCCCGTTCTTCGCCGCACCGCCGCCGGCCGCACCGGCGCCGGCATCGCCACCGCCGTCGGTCGACCCGTTCCGCGCCGCGGCCCCGGTCGCGCCGCCGCCGCCGCCGGCCCCGGCCATGGCGGGCGAGGGTGCGGCCGATGCCCTGCGGGCCTTCCTGCAGGGCGCCGGGATGGGTTCGCTGCGGGTCTCGGAGGCGGAGACGGCCGCCATGCTGTACGAGGCCGGCCGCGTGTTCCGGGCGATGGTCGCCGGCCTGCAGGAGGCGCTGGCCACCCGCGCCGAGATCAAGGAGGAGCTGGACGTCTCGCGCACCATG is a window from the Alphaproteobacteria bacterium genome containing:
- the tagH gene encoding type VI secretion system-associated FHA domain protein TagH; amino-acid sequence: MSLRLTITNPPRVPPGFDQSVTLQGGSVRIGRAPDNDLVLADPGRTLSKYHCTVTAAGGGYTLTDTSSNGVFVNGSAQRTPRDQPVPVSPGDVLQLGDYELRLDPVGPQAAAAPPFAAQPRAAAPIPADDDADDPFLPPLPDEPDTRKEVEFDLGFALGDDDADDGLGVSGANPFADAARLLRETQVGRRRAFDTLGDALDAPGGGESLLPHGPEGTLYAKPSPGRVSLNPFAADDHGDDWDAPPVPDDVPAPSAGFAPPRVAPAPPPPPPRAPQPAAPAAGGANLIPDDWDDEGDDFAPAPDDTQAGSPFFAAPPPAAPAPASPPPSVDPFRAAAPVAPPPPPAPAMAGEGAADALRAFLQGAGMGSLRVSEAETAAMLYEAGRVFRAMVAGLQEALATRAEIKEELDVSRTMIGATSNNPLKLGLSLEEGIVALLRRPGGGFLAPQDAVELGFRDVQAHQVATMAAMHLALRRLLAKFDPQALSRRLEETSVLNSLLPGARKSKYWEVYCDFYASIAGDAESEFHEFFTKEFSQAYEEQSRKLK